The Melospiza georgiana isolate bMelGeo1 chromosome 31, bMelGeo1.pri, whole genome shotgun sequence genome has a window encoding:
- the LOC131094784 gene encoding steroid 21-hydroxylase-like yields MAAAALLLGLLSLLLSLSLSLLSRLSRRGDGRGPRWGVLHLLHPQGALHLSRLARRHGPVLRLRAAGREVLVPSSVATIREALVRHWGDWLGRPHSYLGSLVSRGGRDLALGDPCPGWRQQRGAVRGALARAGGRLGPLLWLQGRELCEELRSYGEAPLDPFEVFTFHTCSTIARLLFGELVPPPGELRAFSRCLGELLQVWGHSSVRVLDLLPLLRALPNPGLRKLLQLVQHRDMFVETQIQRHQACPSPPPDSVLGALLGRNPGAREGPLSPPRLHMALVDLFIGGTETTAAALGWAVAFLLHRPELQARLRAELQGAQGPPGPGDMGRLPLLQATVSETLRLRPPAPLALPHCALRHTSLGGLPVAAGTVLIPNLLAAQQDPDIWQHPEVFLPERFLAPGAPSRSLLPFGCGARSCPGEGLARAELFVFLGLILREFRLEPGPEGLPGLRGSPGTVLRCPSFRLRMVPCQPPGLP; encoded by the exons ATGgcggctgcggcgctgctgctgggcctgctgtcGCTGCTGCTGTCGCTGTCGCTGTCGCTGCTGTCGCGACTGTCGCGGCGTGGCGATGGGCGCGGCCCGCGCTGGGGCGTGCTGCACCTGCTGCACCCACAGGGGGCGCTGCACCTGAGCCGCCTGGCGCGGCGGCACGGGCCCGTGCTGCGCCTGCGCGCGGCGGGCCGCG AGGTGCTGGTGCCGAGCTCGGTGGCGACCATCCGCGAGGCGCTGGTCCGGCACTGGGGGGACTGGCTGGGGCGCCCCCACAGCTATCTGG GGTCGCTGGTGTCACGGGGGGGCCGGGACCTGGCACTGGGAgacccctgccctggctggcgGCAGCAGCGGGGAGCAGTTCGGGGGGCACTGGCACGGGCTGGGGGGCGTCTCGGGCCCCTCCTTTGGCTGCAGGGCCGGGAGTTGTGTGAG GAGCTGCGTTCGTATGGGGAGGCCCCCCTGGACCCCTTTGAGGTGTTCACCTtccacacctgcagcaccatCGCACGCCTCCTCTTTGGGGAGCTG GTGCCCCCTCCAGGGGAGCTCCGGGCCTTCTCACGCTgcctgggggagctgctgcaggtctgGGGGCACAGCAGTGTTCGGGTGCTGgacctgctgcccctgctgcgg GCCCTGCCCAACCCGGGACTGCggaagctgctgcagcttgtCCAGCACCGTGACATGTTTGTGGAGACCCAGATCCAGCGGCATCAG GCGTGCCCCTCCCCTCCCCCGGACTCAGTTctgggggcactgctggggcgTAATCCTGGGGCACGGGagggccccctgagccccccccGGCTGCACATGGCGCTGGTGGACCTGTTCATTGGGGGCACCGAGACCACTGCGGCggcgctgggctgggctgtggcctTCCTGCTGCACCGCCCCGAG ctgcaggcGCGGCTGCGGGCGGAGCtgcagggggcacagggaccaCCCGGGCCAGGGGACATGGGGCGCCTGCCCCTTCTTCAGGCCACCGTCAGCGAGACCCTGCGGCTGCGACCCCCTGCGCCCCTGGCGCTGCCCCACTGCGCCCTGCGCCACACCAG TCTTGGGGGGCTCCCCGTGGCAGCCGGCACTGTCCTGATCCCCAACCTGCTGGCAGCCCAACAGGACCCTGACATCTGGCAGCACCCTGAGGTCTTCCTGCCCG AGCGGTTCCTGGCGCCGGGCGCCCCCTCGCGGTCGCTGCTGCCGTTCGGCTGCGGGGCGCGATCGTGCCCGGGGGAGGGGCTGGCGCGGGCCGAGCTCTTCGTGTTCCTGGGGCTGATCCTGCGGGAATTCCGTCTGGAGCCGGGCCCGGAGGGACTGCCGGGGCTGAGGGGCTCGCCGGGCACGGTGCTGCGCTGCCCCTCCTTTCGCCTGCGTAtggtgccctgccagcccccggGCTTACCCTGA
- the PPIA gene encoding peptidyl-prolyl cis-trans isomerase A, whose translation MANPVVFFDIAANNEPLGRVTFELFADKVPKTAENFRALSTGEKGFGYKGSCFHRIIPGFMCQGGDFTRHNGTGGKSIYGEKFPDENFILKHTGPGILSMANAGPNTNGSQFFICTAKTEWLDGKHVVFGRVKEGMNVVEAMERCGSKDGKTSKKITITDCGQLS comes from the exons ATGGCCAACCCCGTCGTCTTCTTCGATATCGCCGCTAATAACGAGCCCCTGGGTCGCGTCACCTTCGAG CTCTTTGCAGACAAGGTGCCGAAGACAGCAG aAAACTTCCGTGCTCTGAGCACTGGTGAGAAGGGATTCGGCTACAAGGGGTCCTGCTTCCACAGAATCATTCCTGGGTTCATGTGCCAG GGTGGTGACTTCACACGCCACAATGGCACTGGAGGCAAATCCATCTATGGGGAGAAGTTCCCAGATGAGAACTTCATCCTGAAGCACACGGGTCCTGGTATCCTGTCGATGGCCAATGCTGGCCCCAACACGAACGGTTCCCAGTTCTTCATCTGCACTGCCAAGACCGAGTG GCTGGATGGCAAGCATGTCGTCTTCGGCCGCGTCAAGGAGGGGATGAATGTGGTGGAGGCCATGGAGCGCTGCGGCTCCAAAGATGGCAAAACAAGCAAGAAGATCACCATCACCGACTGTGGGCAGCTCTCCTAA